The Rhodococcus sp. ABRD24 genome contains the following window.
AGAAGAGTGAACCGTCGTGTTGTCCATAGTCTCCATCGTGCCGGTATCTCGGCCCGTAGATGCGGCAGACGACGCAGCGTTGGGCGCCCTTCAGTAAATCTTCACAAAACCATCATCGATTCACCTCGGGTCGCCGGTCACTGTGGGAGGTGAAGGGACGGTGAGTCGTGATGATGTGGTGGAACGATGGCATGGGCTACGGAATGGGATGGGGCGGTTGGGCGCTGATGATCCTCGTCATGGTGCTCTTCTGGACGCTGGTGGTCGTCGGGGTGATGGCGCTGTTCCGCACCATGCGCGAGGATCGCAGAACTCCTCCGGACCCGAAACGTCCGAGCGGCCAACAGATCCTCGACGAACGCTTCGCGCGGGGTGAGATCGATGCCGAGGAATACCGCATCCGCACAGACCAGTTGCGCACCGGGAAGTGACCGACCACGTGTGATCGAGGACGGCGATGCGGCACTTCGTTTCTCGCCACGCCCCGCATTCCATGCCCCACCGCCGCATATGCGTCAGGATGGTGCGCGTGGGAGACCTCTTCTATTCCGTCCTGACGATGAACCTGTTGATCGTCCTCGCAGCGTGGTGTCTCGCGAAGCCGGATCGACGTGCAGCATTCGCACTGACGGCGGTAGCGGTGGTGTGGGTCTTCGCCAGCGGGAAGCTCGAGGGTGACATCCTCTGGAGCTTCTCCCGAGACCACGGCGTTACGATGTCCGACCTCCTGTCGGTGGCCGCGGTGGCAATCGCCGCCAGCGCATGGCGCCGCGCACGGCCAGCACAGTGATCGCCCT
Protein-coding sequences here:
- a CDS encoding SHOCT domain-containing protein, with the protein product MMWWNDGMGYGMGWGGWALMILVMVLFWTLVVVGVMALFRTMREDRRTPPDPKRPSGQQILDERFARGEIDAEEYRIRTDQLRTGK